A part of bacterium genomic DNA contains:
- a CDS encoding Gfo/Idh/MocA family oxidoreductase, with amino-acid sequence KYATAAGLWARVGQAKIDPLQIDRNKKVRIGIVGGGFGRSFQFHEHPQCIVAAVSDLRPERRLALMETYRCSASYPCLEEMVKDPAIDAIGVFTEGPNHLRHVKLVLEHGKHVLCAVPACWGSIDEAEELLHVVKKTGLIYMMAETSYYQQFTISVRNFYRQGLFGDLYYCESEYQHDGLENLYFENGKRTWRYGLAPMHYPTHCTAHLIGVTGERLTQVSCIGWGDDSPFLKDNTDHNPFHNESAFFKTNRGHAFRVNVWWKGAHLGGERASWIGSNMSFYAQNGRSGPALVKKSTRLGADDAGFVQSKAELEPYEQPDWWATDLLPAPLRHKSGHEGSHTFLTHEFIDALINERKPAVDIYESLAYTVPGIIAHQSALQGGKLLKIPQFD; translated from the coding sequence AAATATGCAACTGCAGCCGGTTTGTGGGCCCGCGTCGGCCAGGCCAAGATCGATCCACTGCAGATCGATCGAAATAAGAAAGTCAGGATCGGCATTGTCGGCGGCGGCTTTGGCCGGAGCTTTCAATTCCATGAACACCCGCAGTGCATCGTTGCCGCAGTCAGCGATCTCCGGCCCGAGCGCCGTCTGGCGCTGATGGAGACCTATCGGTGCAGCGCCTCCTACCCTTGCCTCGAGGAGATGGTCAAAGATCCCGCCATCGACGCCATCGGTGTGTTCACCGAGGGACCGAATCACCTGCGTCATGTCAAGTTGGTGCTGGAACACGGCAAACACGTGCTCTGCGCGGTTCCGGCTTGCTGGGGATCGATCGATGAGGCGGAGGAGCTGCTGCACGTGGTCAAAAAAACCGGCCTGATCTACATGATGGCGGAAACCAGCTACTATCAACAATTCACCATATCAGTACGTAATTTTTACCGCCAGGGATTGTTCGGCGACCTGTATTATTGCGAATCCGAATACCAGCATGACGGTCTGGAAAATCTCTATTTCGAAAACGGCAAAAGAACCTGGCGCTATGGATTGGCGCCCATGCACTACCCGACCCACTGTACCGCGCACCTGATCGGCGTGACCGGAGAACGCCTCACCCAGGTCAGCTGCATCGGCTGGGGCGACGACAGCCCCTTTCTCAAGGACAACACGGACCACAATCCATTTCACAACGAAAGCGCGTTTTTCAAAACCAACCGCGGCCACGCTTTCCGCGTCAACGTCTGGTGGAAAGGCGCCCATCTGGGCGGTGAACGTGCCAGCTGGATCGGCTCCAATATGAGCTTTTACGCCCAGAACGGCCGAAGCGGGCCTGCGCTGGTGAAGAAAAGCACGCGACTGGGCGCCGACGATGCTGGATTTGTCCAAAGCAAAGCCGAGTTGGAGCCGTACGAACAGCCGGATTGGTGGGCAACGGATCTATTGCCAGCACCGCTGCGGCATAAAAGCGGACACGAGGGTTCCCACACTTTTCTCACCCACGAGTTTATCGATGCGCTGATCAACGAACGCAAGCCAGCGGTGGACATTTACGAGTCCCTGGCCTATACGGTTCCGGGGATCATCGCCCATCAGTCCGCGCTCCAGGGCGGCAAGCTGCTGAAAATCCCCCAATTCGATTGA